A stretch of the Geovibrio thiophilus genome encodes the following:
- a CDS encoding RnfABCDGE type electron transport complex subunit B, giving the protein MTAAILTMLSTGFAAGLGLMIASKKFHVEKDPRIEQVTNLLPAANCGGCGFPGCAALAESIVSGKSAPNSCPVMGAESAKEIAAILGIELGSSVRKVARVRCKGGRAEAPEKYDYYGPKDCHSVNLLAGGNKLCSYGCLGEGSCVKACGFDAMYMDENRLPVVIEEKCTSCGMCVKACPRNIITIIEQDKPFVVACMSKDKGGDVKKACSVGCIGCKLCAKNCPVSAIQVENFLAVIDPDICINCGKCEEVCPTKAIKKF; this is encoded by the coding sequence ATGACAGCAGCGATACTTACAATGCTTTCAACCGGATTCGCGGCCGGTTTAGGGCTTATGATAGCTTCAAAAAAGTTCCATGTGGAGAAAGATCCCCGCATAGAGCAGGTGACAAACCTTCTCCCTGCGGCAAACTGCGGCGGATGCGGCTTTCCGGGCTGTGCGGCGCTTGCCGAATCGATTGTCAGCGGCAAATCCGCTCCGAACTCCTGCCCTGTTATGGGTGCGGAGAGCGCGAAGGAGATAGCGGCGATTCTGGGAATTGAGCTTGGCTCAAGCGTACGAAAAGTCGCCAGAGTCCGCTGTAAGGGCGGACGGGCGGAAGCTCCAGAAAAATACGATTACTACGGTCCGAAGGACTGCCACAGCGTAAACCTGCTTGCAGGCGGGAATAAACTCTGCTCATATGGGTGTCTAGGCGAGGGAAGCTGTGTCAAGGCATGCGGGTTTGACGCCATGTATATGGATGAAAACAGGCTGCCGGTGGTAATTGAAGAAAAATGCACCTCCTGCGGCATGTGTGTAAAAGCCTGCCCGAGAAACATAATCACTATAATTGAGCAGGATAAACCGTTTGTTGTCGCCTGTATGTCAAAGGACAAGGGCGGAGACGTGAAAAAGGCGTGTTCCGTGGGCTGCATAGGCTGTAAGCTCTGCGCCAAGAATTGTCCTGTGTCTGCTATTCAGGTGGAGAATTTCCTTGCGGTGATAGATCCGGACATCTGCATTAACTGCGGAAAGTGTGAGGAAGTCTGCCCCACAAAGGCGATAAAGAAGTTTTAA
- the rsxA gene encoding electron transport complex subunit RsxA, whose translation MADLALIFVGAVLVNNFVLSRFLGICPFFGVSRQVDTAIGMSLAVTFVMAVAGTLTWIIQYTVLDKFGIGYLQTIVFILVIASLVQFVEMVIEKTSPDLYKSLGIFLPLITTNCAILGAAIINIQSGFGFVTMLVFTVGSALGFGLAIVLFAGLRERTELSDIPYLFRGVPIAFITAGILALAFMGFSGLVK comes from the coding sequence ATGGCTGATCTTGCGCTGATATTCGTAGGGGCTGTGCTGGTTAACAACTTTGTGCTCAGCCGCTTCCTCGGAATATGCCCGTTCTTCGGTGTTTCCAGACAGGTCGATACAGCCATAGGCATGAGCCTCGCAGTAACTTTTGTAATGGCTGTCGCCGGAACGCTCACGTGGATCATTCAATACACCGTGCTGGACAAATTCGGCATAGGCTACCTCCAGACAATTGTTTTCATACTGGTGATCGCTTCTCTCGTGCAGTTTGTCGAGATGGTTATAGAGAAAACTTCGCCGGATCTTTATAAGAGCCTCGGCATCTTCCTCCCTCTTATAACAACAAACTGCGCCATTCTCGGTGCGGCGATAATAAACATTCAGTCCGGCTTTGGCTTTGTTACAATGCTTGTGTTTACAGTAGGCTCGGCTCTGGGCTTCGGGCTCGCCATCGTGCTTTTTGCCGGACTGAGAGAGAGGACAGAGCTCTCGGACATTCCATACCTTTTCAGGGGAGTTCCCATAGCCTTCATAACGGCGGGCATCCTTGCGCTTGCCTTCATGGGCTTCAGCGGTCTGGTTAAGTAG
- a CDS encoding RnfABCDGE type electron transport complex subunit E translates to MRLSSLTDGIFKNNAVFKQVLGLCPTLAVTTSAVNGIAMGLATMAVLIGSNSVVSMVKGIIPAKVRIPAFIVIIASFVTVVDLMMNAFVHDLHKVLGLFIPLIVVNCVVLGRAESFASKNGVGDSFFDAVGTGLGFTFALFLLGGIREVLGNGSFFGLSLFPAGFSPAILMILPPGAFIVLGFILAGNNWIEERKRAKAGRAVTNG, encoded by the coding sequence ATGAGACTTTCCAGCCTTACAGACGGCATATTTAAGAACAACGCCGTTTTTAAACAGGTTTTAGGACTCTGCCCGACTCTGGCGGTTACAACCTCCGCCGTGAACGGAATAGCCATGGGGCTTGCCACTATGGCTGTGCTCATAGGCTCAAACTCCGTTGTTTCCATGGTTAAGGGAATCATCCCCGCCAAGGTGCGCATTCCGGCGTTTATCGTTATCATAGCCAGCTTCGTCACTGTGGTGGATCTTATGATGAACGCCTTCGTTCATGATCTCCACAAGGTTCTGGGGCTTTTCATACCGCTGATAGTGGTTAACTGCGTTGTTCTGGGCAGGGCGGAAAGCTTCGCCTCCAAAAACGGCGTGGGCGATTCGTTCTTTGACGCTGTGGGAACCGGACTAGGCTTTACATTCGCCCTGTTCCTGCTCGGCGGAATAAGAGAGGTGCTCGGCAACGGTTCGTTCTTCGGGCTCAGTCTTTTTCCCGCAGGGTTCAGCCCTGCTATACTGATGATTCTGCCTCCGGGTGCGTTCATCGTTCTTGGCTTCATACTCGCGGGAAATAACTGGATAGAGGAAAGAAAGCGCGCGAAAGCGGGCAGGGCGGTGACAAATGGCTGA
- a CDS encoding RnfABCDGE type electron transport complex subunit G: MNRNSVMMVVVLTVIAGISALILAFVFDFTKDRIAEEYRKDFLKGLIVVLPDFDNEPDKEAVEVDGRMLYPAKKDGKLLAYAVQSVSPKGYSGDIVVLMGVDLEGRVTGIEILKHAETPGLGNKIETPHFRDSFKGLTKDDNIAVKKDGGNIEQFSGATISPRAVCEAVTSGLAFMDKALAEVNK, from the coding sequence ATGAACAGAAACTCCGTGATGATGGTTGTGGTGCTTACGGTAATCGCGGGGATTTCCGCGCTTATTCTTGCCTTTGTTTTTGATTTTACAAAGGATCGCATAGCCGAGGAATACAGAAAGGACTTCCTTAAGGGGCTTATAGTCGTTCTGCCTGATTTTGACAACGAACCGGACAAGGAAGCTGTTGAGGTTGACGGCAGGATGCTTTACCCCGCCAAAAAGGACGGGAAGCTCCTTGCCTATGCAGTGCAGAGCGTGTCACCCAAAGGATACAGCGGCGATATAGTAGTACTGATGGGTGTGGATCTTGAAGGCAGGGTCACCGGCATAGAGATTCTGAAACATGCGGAAACTCCCGGGCTGGGCAACAAGATAGAAACTCCCCATTTCAGAGACAGCTTTAAGGGGCTCACTAAAGACGACAATATAGCCGTTAAGAAAGACGGCGGCAATATAGAGCAGTTCAGCGGAGCTACAATTTCGCCACGTGCTGTCTGCGAAGCGGTGACATCGGGGCTCGCCTTTATGGACAAAGCGCTTGCGGAGGTGAACAAATGA
- a CDS encoding RnfABCDGE type electron transport complex subunit D, giving the protein MADNKFLVSFSPHTRDPLTTDKVMMLVVLALLPSILVSVYVYGFYAVKTYALAVIFCLGLEALFLKMRRLPVTVRDNSALVTAILLAMNMPPSPPWWLVLAGSFVAIVISKQVFGGLGQNPFNPALVGRVFLLIAWPAEMTSWIEASTFKSGFMFDAVSTATPLGQVKSEIISSGHIVSTGIADVADLFLGTVSGCLGGDSALAVLIGGLFLIWKRIIKWHIPFTYLATVFLLTGLYWLISPEKTLNPVQHLLAGGLMLGAFFMATDYVTCPMTVKGQVLFGFGCGLLTVVIRLFGGYPEGVAFSILIMNAVTPLIDNYMRPASFGEVKS; this is encoded by the coding sequence ATGGCTGACAATAAATTTCTGGTTTCCTTCTCCCCTCATACAAGAGACCCGCTGACGACTGACAAGGTTATGATGCTGGTTGTGCTGGCGCTTCTGCCCAGCATACTGGTTTCCGTTTACGTATACGGCTTTTACGCAGTTAAAACCTACGCTCTGGCGGTTATATTCTGTCTCGGGCTTGAGGCTCTTTTCCTTAAAATGCGCAGACTTCCCGTTACGGTAAGAGACAACAGCGCCCTTGTCACGGCGATTCTCCTTGCCATGAACATGCCTCCGTCGCCGCCTTGGTGGCTTGTGCTTGCGGGCAGCTTTGTTGCGATAGTTATCTCCAAGCAGGTTTTCGGCGGACTGGGGCAGAACCCCTTTAACCCGGCGCTTGTGGGCAGGGTTTTTCTGCTTATCGCATGGCCTGCGGAGATGACCTCTTGGATTGAGGCATCGACTTTTAAAAGCGGCTTTATGTTTGACGCCGTCAGTACTGCAACCCCTCTCGGTCAGGTTAAATCCGAGATAATCAGCAGCGGACACATAGTCTCCACAGGCATAGCCGATGTTGCAGACCTGTTTCTGGGAACTGTCAGCGGCTGTCTCGGCGGAGATTCCGCCTTAGCCGTTCTTATCGGCGGGCTTTTCCTCATTTGGAAGCGTATAATAAAATGGCATATCCCTTTTACATATCTTGCCACTGTCTTTTTACTCACCGGACTCTACTGGCTCATATCTCCTGAAAAAACCCTTAACCCTGTTCAGCATCTGCTGGCGGGCGGACTTATGCTCGGTGCTTTCTTCATGGCGACGGACTATGTCACATGCCCCATGACTGTTAAGGGGCAGGTGCTCTTCGGCTTCGGCTGCGGGCTTCTCACCGTTGTTATCAGGCTTTTCGGCGGTTATCCGGAGGGTGTGGCGTTCTCCATACTTATCATGAACGCCGTTACGCCTCTCATTGATAACTACATGCGCCCCGCAAGCTTCGGCGAGGTGAAGTCATGA
- the rsxC gene encoding electron transport complex subunit RsxC, producing the protein MPFFGFRGGVHPDYNKGATSGKPIEVMPVKEGALYGVPLAQHIGAPAKALAAKNQEVKAGELIGQSAGFISANIHAPVSGRVVALQDLPHPVTGKTAGIVIEAAGDQSGIVPVNVSAKFQETVLNAGIVGLGGATFPTNVKLSPPKKVDTLLLNGAECEPYLTCDHRLMLEKTEEIIKGADIIRKALNIENLIIGIEENKPDALAAFGKFVSAYKFELIPLEVKYPQGGEKQLIKACLNRTVPEGMLPLEVGVIVHNVGTCLAVFEAAENKKPLIERVVTVTGAVKEPKNLLVRIGTPVKDIIEYCGGFLGDPRKVVMGGPMMGFALSSLDVPMMKGTSGILVFRSEDLPDLRQCSCIRCGRCVDVCPMGLIPSVMDRFVVKEMYEALADWHVMNCIECGCCSYDCPSRRNLAGGFKTSKREVMKILKAREAQKNG; encoded by the coding sequence ATGCCGTTTTTTGGATTCAGAGGAGGCGTTCACCCTGACTACAATAAGGGTGCGACGTCGGGCAAGCCGATTGAGGTTATGCCCGTGAAAGAGGGTGCGCTGTACGGGGTTCCGCTCGCACAGCACATAGGGGCTCCGGCAAAGGCGCTGGCGGCAAAAAATCAGGAAGTGAAGGCAGGTGAGCTGATAGGGCAGTCAGCTGGCTTTATCAGCGCTAATATCCATGCTCCGGTTTCGGGCAGAGTCGTTGCTTTGCAGGATCTGCCTCATCCGGTTACCGGAAAGACGGCAGGCATAGTGATAGAAGCCGCAGGGGATCAGAGCGGGATTGTTCCCGTCAATGTATCCGCAAAGTTTCAGGAAACAGTGCTCAACGCCGGGATAGTCGGTCTCGGCGGGGCGACATTCCCCACGAATGTGAAGCTCAGCCCGCCCAAAAAGGTGGATACGCTGCTGCTCAACGGCGCTGAGTGCGAGCCTTATCTCACCTGTGATCACAGGCTTATGCTTGAGAAAACGGAAGAGATCATCAAAGGAGCGGACATTATCCGCAAGGCTCTCAATATAGAGAATCTCATCATAGGCATAGAAGAGAACAAGCCCGATGCTCTGGCAGCGTTCGGAAAGTTCGTTTCAGCATATAAATTCGAGCTCATCCCCCTTGAGGTTAAATATCCGCAGGGCGGCGAGAAGCAGCTCATAAAAGCCTGTCTCAACAGGACGGTTCCCGAAGGCATGCTCCCTCTTGAGGTGGGCGTTATCGTGCATAACGTTGGAACCTGCCTTGCCGTGTTTGAGGCTGCGGAAAATAAAAAACCCCTTATCGAAAGAGTGGTAACAGTAACCGGTGCGGTTAAGGAGCCCAAGAACCTCCTTGTGCGCATAGGTACACCTGTTAAGGATATTATCGAGTACTGCGGCGGCTTTCTGGGCGACCCCCGCAAGGTGGTTATGGGCGGTCCCATGATGGGATTTGCGCTTTCCAGCCTTGACGTGCCTATGATGAAGGGAACCAGCGGCATTCTGGTTTTCCGCAGTGAGGATCTGCCGGACTTAAGGCAGTGCAGCTGCATACGCTGCGGGCGCTGTGTGGACGTCTGTCCCATGGGGCTGATACCTTCGGTTATGGACAGATTCGTCGTGAAGGAGATGTATGAGGCGCTTGCCGACTGGCATGTGATGAACTGCATCGAATGCGGCTGCTGTTCGTATGACTGTCCGTCCAGACGCAACCTCGCGGGCGGATTCAAAACATCCAAACGTGAAGTCATGAAAATCCTGAAAGCAAGGGAGGCACAGAAAAATGGCTGA
- a CDS encoding deoxycytidylate deaminase codes for MRPNWDQYFIEITNIAKQRSTCLRRQVGALLVKDNHILATGYNGVPAGVTHCEATGCLRQKLNVPSGQRHELCRGLHAEQNAILQAAYHGVPIKGATLYCNTKPCSICTKMIINAGIVRIVYELYYEDALADEILAETNIIVEQFNKG; via the coding sequence TTGAGACCAAACTGGGATCAGTACTTCATTGAAATCACGAATATAGCCAAACAACGCTCCACTTGTCTGAGAAGGCAGGTCGGAGCACTGCTTGTTAAGGATAATCATATACTCGCCACAGGATATAACGGAGTACCCGCAGGGGTAACACACTGCGAGGCTACAGGGTGTCTGAGGCAGAAACTAAACGTACCTTCAGGACAGAGGCATGAGCTTTGCAGAGGGCTCCATGCCGAACAGAACGCGATACTTCAGGCTGCTTACCACGGCGTGCCCATCAAAGGCGCCACTCTTTACTGCAACACCAAACCATGCTCCATCTGCACCAAAATGATCATAAACGCCGGTATAGTGCGCATAGTTTACGAACTCTATTACGAGGACGCTCTCGCGGACGAGATTCTGGCGGAAACTAATATAATAGTTGAACAATTTAATAAAGGGTAG
- the rpiB gene encoding ribose 5-phosphate isomerase B, translating into MCSRISVFKKIAIASDHGGFELKEQLKNYISKYGVDVLDLGTDNETSVDYPDFGAKAGIAVADGEADGAIVICGSGIGISISANKIPGIRAALCWDTYTAKMSRMHNDSNVLALGGRIITFDRAVDMVDLWLTTPFEGGRHRKRIDKLDVLAAERWRKYLSEEK; encoded by the coding sequence ATGTGCAGCCGTATTTCCGTCTTTAAGAAAATCGCAATAGCCAGTGACCACGGCGGGTTTGAACTTAAGGAACAGTTAAAAAATTACATATCAAAATACGGGGTGGATGTTCTAGATTTGGGAACAGATAACGAAACCTCCGTTGACTACCCCGACTTCGGCGCAAAGGCAGGCATAGCTGTTGCCGACGGCGAAGCGGACGGCGCCATAGTTATCTGCGGCTCCGGCATAGGTATTTCAATTTCGGCAAACAAAATACCCGGCATAAGGGCTGCCCTCTGCTGGGACACATACACGGCAAAAATGTCCAGAATGCACAATGACTCAAACGTCCTCGCCCTCGGCGGCAGGATAATTACGTTTGACCGTGCCGTGGACATGGTTGATTTATGGCTCACCACGCCTTTTGAAGGCGGAAGACACCGGAAACGCATAGACAAACTGGATGTTCTTGCTGCTGAAAGATGGCGGAAATATTTATCTGAGGAAAAATAA
- the nadA gene encoding quinolinate synthase NadA: protein MDYRTEIRRLAAEMDAVILAHNYQPAEIQEIADITGDSLGLSIQAAQTDKSTIVFCGVHFMAETAHMLSPQKTVLLPEINAGCPMADMITADKLREFKKQHPNAAVVCYVNTTAEVKAESDICCTSANAVNVIKHVEADEIIFVPDRNLGHYVSRFTDKKMILWQGWCPIHNRTTELEVRQLKEKYPDALVVAHPENPPSVVDLADHVCSTSGIYTYCRESTNKRFIIATEEGVRYLLEKQNPDKEFIFAYDGFICKNMKKTTLKSLYEALLHKQHVITVPEEIREKGVRCIQKMLDIPRNY from the coding sequence ATGGACTATAGAACTGAAATCAGGCGTCTAGCAGCAGAAATGGACGCAGTTATTCTCGCTCACAACTATCAGCCTGCGGAAATTCAGGAAATCGCAGATATTACCGGAGATTCTCTCGGTTTAAGCATACAGGCGGCACAGACCGATAAAAGCACAATAGTTTTCTGCGGAGTTCACTTCATGGCGGAAACAGCACACATGCTTTCCCCGCAGAAAACTGTTCTCCTGCCGGAGATAAACGCCGGATGCCCCATGGCGGACATGATCACCGCCGATAAGCTTCGCGAATTTAAGAAGCAGCATCCGAACGCCGCTGTGGTATGCTACGTGAACACTACTGCTGAGGTCAAGGCGGAGAGCGACATATGCTGTACATCGGCAAATGCGGTTAATGTCATTAAGCATGTGGAAGCTGATGAGATAATCTTCGTACCGGATCGTAATCTCGGTCACTATGTGTCTCGCTTTACTGATAAAAAGATGATCCTCTGGCAGGGCTGGTGCCCCATACATAACAGAACCACAGAGCTTGAGGTCAGGCAGCTTAAGGAGAAATATCCCGATGCGCTCGTTGTTGCGCATCCGGAGAACCCGCCTTCTGTTGTGGATCTTGCCGATCACGTCTGCTCCACATCGGGCATTTACACCTACTGCCGTGAGAGCACGAACAAGCGCTTCATAATAGCCACGGAAGAGGGTGTGCGCTACCTGCTTGAGAAACAGAACCCCGATAAGGAGTTTATCTTCGCTTATGACGGGTTTATCTGTAAAAACATGAAGAAGACCACGCTGAAAAGCCTTTATGAGGCGCTGCTGCATAAACAGCATGTAATCACAGTGCCGGAGGAGATAAGGGAGAAGGGTGTCCGCTGCATTCAGAAGATGCTTGATATACCCAGAAACTATTAA
- a CDS encoding TIGR00282 family metallophosphoesterase, with protein MKVLHIGDIMGKAGRSLLRSAVPRLREELGLDIVIANVENAANGFGITEALYKDILSYGVDLMSTGNHVFDVKESENFINHLGSLVRPANYPEGTPGKGHITIEKNGERFTLLNLMGRVFMPLSDCPFRKFDSVYPEISKSFVLTDFHAEATSEKNAFGLYVDGRAGAVIGTHTHVQTNDDRILPNGTLYLTDVGMCGGLNSVIGMSSEAPIERFLGGVPRKYEVEKAGKMVFNALFFEYDSLGKIVRYSKISETSGE; from the coding sequence ATGAAAGTACTGCATATAGGCGATATTATGGGCAAAGCAGGCAGAAGCCTGCTTCGCTCCGCCGTACCCCGCCTCCGTGAGGAGCTGGGGCTTGACATTGTGATCGCAAATGTTGAGAACGCCGCAAACGGCTTCGGAATCACCGAGGCGCTTTACAAGGACATTCTTTCCTACGGCGTGGATCTCATGAGCACGGGAAACCATGTGTTCGACGTGAAGGAATCGGAAAATTTCATCAATCATCTGGGCAGTCTCGTCCGTCCCGCCAACTATCCCGAGGGAACACCCGGCAAAGGACACATAACCATAGAAAAAAACGGCGAAAGATTCACTCTGCTCAATTTAATGGGCAGAGTCTTTATGCCCCTTTCCGACTGTCCTTTCAGGAAGTTCGACTCAGTCTACCCTGAAATAAGCAAAAGCTTCGTCCTCACGGACTTCCATGCGGAAGCCACCAGTGAAAAGAACGCCTTCGGGCTCTATGTGGACGGCAGAGCGGGAGCTGTTATCGGAACCCACACTCATGTACAGACAAATGATGACAGAATCCTCCCCAACGGGACTTTATATTTAACGGATGTCGGTATGTGCGGCGGGCTTAACTCGGTTATCGGAATGAGCTCCGAAGCGCCGATAGAGCGCTTTCTGGGCGGTGTGCCGAGGAAATATGAGGTTGAAAAAGCAGGTAAAATGGTGTTTAATGCCCTGTTTTTCGAGTATGATTCGCTCGGAAAAATTGTCCGTTATTCAAAAATATCAGAAACATCGGGGGAGTAA